The bacterium sequence GTGGAGGCCAGCGACTACCCGCTGTTCAAGCATCAGCCCTACTCCCTCAACCTGGCCAACAAGCTGATCGAGTTGGTCGAGGATCACGGCGTCGACGTCATCCACAGCCACTACGCCATCCCCCACGCCCAGGCGGCGTGGATGGCGCGCGAGGTGCTGCGCGAGGAGCGCGGCCTCGACGTCAAGCTGGCCTGCACCCTGCACGGCACCGACATCTCGCTGTTCGGGATGGAGCCGAGCTTCTACGAGCTGACCCGCTTCGCCCTCCAGCGCCAGGATCTGCTGACCGCGCCGAGCTGCTGGTTGGTGGGCAAGACCGAGTCCGAATACCGGTTCCAGCCGGAGCGGATCCTCGCCATCCCCAACTTTGTCGATCTGGAACGCTTCCATCCGGCGGACGGCACCGAGACCCGGCGCGAGCTGGGAGCAGAAGACCGCTACCTGATCACCCACATGTCGAATTTCCGGCCGGTGAAACGGGTTGCCGACGTGATCAGCGGCTTCGCGACCTTCCGCAAGCACGCGGACGCGGTGCTGGCGCTGGTCGGCGACGGGCCGGACCTGGCGCCGGCGATGGTCCAGGCCGAGGAGCTCGGGATACGCGACGACGTCCGGGTACTCGGCCAGCGCGACGATCTGGAGACCATCCTCCAGGCGTCGGACG is a genomic window containing:
- the bshA gene encoding N-acetyl-alpha-D-glucosaminyl L-malate synthase BshA, producing HLGPEANPPRSDVVESSVSESGNDPKGGSMRFAVVCYPTYGGSGVVATELAKALAEREHDVHTVSYERPLRVDESQEHPYFHQVEASDYPLFKHQPYSLNLANKLIELVEDHGVDVIHSHYAIPHAQAAWMAREVLREERGLDVKLACTLHGTDISLFGMEPSFYELTRFALQRQDLLTAPSCWLVGKTESEYRFQPERILAIPNFVDLERFHPADGTETRRELGAEDRYLITHMSNFRPVKRVADVISGFATFRKHADAVLALVGDGPDLAPAMVQAEELGIRDDVRVLGQRDDLETILQASDVFCLPSVAESFGLSALEAQACGCPVIGYHAGGLPEVVIDQQTGILCPEKEHVCLGSLTADLLADRERYQAMREASRRNAERFAKGPVVDRYEKALCCLVHSDRVCGAETMADCAHAPQETHA